The region CATCGCAGGGGCAATACAAACACATTCGGCTAGGCGATGGGAATGAGGTGGTGGCGCGGTCCATTATTTTGAGCACCGGCGTATCGTACCATCAGTTAGACAACGAGAGTCTGCATAAATACACGGGGGCGGGTGTGTACTACGGAGCTGCCACAACGGAAGCCTTTGCCTTCAAAGGGAAGCCCGTTTACATTGTTGGGGGCGGCAACTCGGCCGGGCAAGGGGCCATGTACTTATCCCGAACAGCCTCCGAAGTGTTCATCTGTGTTCGTCGCCCCGACCTGTCCGAAACGATGTCGCAATACCTGATCGACCAGATTGCCCAAACACCTAACATTACTGTACTCGGCTGTACGGAAGTGGTGGAAGGCCTTGGCAATGAGCGACTTGAATGCTTGGTGCTGGAAAACATGGATACGAAAGAACGGCAGACGGTAAAAGCCGCCGGGCTTTTCATCTTTATCGGTACCAAGCCCCTGACAGACTGGATCGAGATGGACATCATCAAAGACCCCAAAGGATTTATTGCCACCGGCCGCGACCTGGCCAAGTACGCTGATTTTAAGAAAGTCTGGCGTTATAGCCGTGAGCCATTCTCCCTCGAAACCTGTAGCGCGGGCATTTTTGCCGCTGGCGACGTACGGGCGGGTGCCATGAACCGGGTGGCCTCGGCCGTGGGTGAAGGCGCTATGGCCGTAAGTTTTGTCCATAAATATTTAGCAGAAAACTAGTTTTGTGTAGTACCGACCGTCCCGGTCGGGTGTGGCAAGCAGTTGTTTAAACACACCCGACCGGGACGGTCGGTACTACCAAAATGCCCCTACCTCATGATGAAACAGACTATTTGTCAGCACCTTTCTGCCCTAACGGAGCTTCGCACGGCTACCGAATATGTATGCGAGGAGTGTGTTAAAACGGGTGCTTCCTGGGTGCATTTGCGCACCTGCCAAACGTGCGGAACCACACTCTGCTGCGATTCATCGCCTAACAAACACGCGACAAAACACTTTCACGCGAGTCATCATCCGGTTGTGGCCTCGGCCGAGCCGGGCGAACGCTGGCTCTGGTGCTATGCCGATGAACAGATGGTTGGGTATTAAACAAGAACGTTCATTTCCCGTTACTACTCTATAGGGTTTTGCCACCGTTGCGCACACCGTACGGCGGCAAAACCATTCCAGTTTTTCCAGTCGAAACGCAACTACCATACCTACCGCCTGAATGATTGCCGAACAAACGCTTACCGAACACTACTTCCGGGTACGGCTGCATTCTGAAGCCATCTGTCGTGGTCTCGAAACCGAAGACTATGTCGTACAGCCCGTGGTGGACGTTAGTCCCCCCAAGTGGCATCTGGGCCATACAACCTGGTTTTGGGAAACCTTCGTGCTTGTTCCCAATGCGCCCGGTTACCGCATCTTTCACGAAGATTTCAGCTACGTTTTCAATAGTTATTACGAAACGGTAGGCAAGCGCGTGTTGCGCACCGACCGGGGTAACCTTAGCCGTCCTACGGTGGCTGGCGTTTATGCTTATCGGGCGTACGTGGATGAGCAGATGAGCCGGTTTCTGGATACAGCTGACCTCTCGCCCGATCTGCATGCGCTGATTTTACTCGGTCTGAACCACGAGCAGCAACACCAGGAGCTGCTCATCACCGATATAAAGTACATTCTGGGGCATAACCCCTTGCTGCCTGCCATTGAGATGCCGTTTCAGGAGCATCAACCGCAGAACGACGGGTCGCCTGTCCATATCCGGGAAGGTGTTTATACCGTTGGTTTTCAGTCAGTCAATGAAAAATCCGATGGGGCTTTCTATTTCGATAACGAAGTTGGTGCACACAAGGTATACCTGAACGATACCACCCTGGCCGGGCAACTGGTCACGAATGGGGAGTATAGGGCGTTTATCGAAGCCGATGGCTATCGTAATTTCCGGTACTGGCTTTCCGATGGCTGGGCCTGGGTAAACGCACACACCATTCAGGCTCCTTTATACTGGCACCAGGTCGATGGCGCGTGGTGGAACTACACGTTTGACGGCCTAAAACCGATTGATCCGGATGCGCCCGTTTGCCACGTGAGCCAGTATGAAGCCGATGCCTATGCCCGCTGGAAAGGGCAGCGGTTGCCCACCGAGTTCGAATGGGAAGTGGCTGCGTCTATAGTGGACCCCGCACTCAATTGGGGTGCGCGGTGGGAGTGGACCAATTCGGCTTACCTGCCTTATCCCGGCTTCCTGACCGCCGAAGGGGCCGTGGGTGAATACAACGGCAAATTTATGAGCGGACAGATGGTTTTGCGAGGAGCTTCCGTAGCTACGCCCGACGGGCATTCCCGGCCAACGTACCGTAATTTCTTTCAACCAGACAAACGATGG is a window of Spirosoma linguale DSM 74 DNA encoding:
- a CDS encoding zinc finger UBP-type protein (KEGG: bpy:Bphyt_5493 zinc finger UBP-type protein); the protein is MMKQTICQHLSALTELRTATEYVCEECVKTGASWVHLRTCQTCGTTLCCDSSPNKHATKHFHASHHPVVASAEPGERWLWCYADEQMVGY
- a CDS encoding protein of unknown function DUF323 (PFAM: protein of unknown function DUF323~KEGG: noc:Noc_2029 hypothetical protein), whose amino-acid sequence is MIAEQTLTEHYFRVRLHSEAICRGLETEDYVVQPVVDVSPPKWHLGHTTWFWETFVLVPNAPGYRIFHEDFSYVFNSYYETVGKRVLRTDRGNLSRPTVAGVYAYRAYVDEQMSRFLDTADLSPDLHALILLGLNHEQQHQELLITDIKYILGHNPLLPAIEMPFQEHQPQNDGSPVHIREGVYTVGFQSVNEKSDGAFYFDNEVGAHKVYLNDTTLAGQLVTNGEYRAFIEADGYRNFRYWLSDGWAWVNAHTIQAPLYWHQVDGAWWNYTFDGLKPIDPDAPVCHVSQYEADAYARWKGQRLPTEFEWEVAASIVDPALNWGARWEWTNSAYLPYPGFLTAEGAVGEYNGKFMSGQMVLRGASVATPDGHSRPTYRNFFQPDKRWQYTGIRLVTGA